Proteins from one Xenopus tropicalis strain Nigerian chromosome 1, UCB_Xtro_10.0, whole genome shotgun sequence genomic window:
- the fgfbp2 gene encoding fibroblast growth factor-binding protein 2 — MKLHIILSAVAVFFIGTLAQNPESGERLPFQTKAKDACVMSPTGQGEIRLKIECKNQGKSYTCEFAGKPSYCRAYNRDKKGFWKKLSEDLSKVTNPCDAQVIKHSLCPKAPSQSQLRQVHGSPQSDTSKAESNAQAPQKTTTKKPPVTKKPAAPKKLVEEPENPKAMKIAKERCWWYFQKFCSYMIEIFIS, encoded by the coding sequence ATGAAGCTTCATATCATCCTTTCAGCAGTGGCAGTGTTCTTCATTGGAACCCTGGCGCAGAACCCAGAAAGCGGAGAAAGGTTACCATTTCAGACCAAAGCCAAGGATGCTTGTGTGATGAGCCCCACCGGCCAAGGTGAAATCCGATTAAAAATCGAATGCAAAAATCAAGGCAAGTCATACACGTGTGAATTTGCAGGAAAACCATCCTACTGCCGCGCTTACAACAGAGACAAAAAGGGATTCTGGAAAAAGCTCAGTGAGGATCTATCAAAAGTAACCAATCCATGTGATGCACAGGTCATCAAGCACAGCCTGTGCCCCAAAGCCCCTTCTCAATCTCAGCTTCGACAAGTTCATGGGAGCCCACAATCTGATACGTCTAAAGCCGAATCCAACGCACAGGCACCGCAGAAGACAACAACCAAGAAGCCTCCAGTGACCAAGAAACCTGCTGCACCCAAGAAACTGGTAGAAGAACCAGAGAACCCCAAAGCAATGAAGATCGCAAAGGAACGCTGCTGGTGGTACTTCCAAAAATTCTGCTCCTACATGATAGAGATATTTATTAGCTAA